Proteins encoded in a region of the Amphiprion ocellaris isolate individual 3 ecotype Okinawa chromosome 21, ASM2253959v1, whole genome shotgun sequence genome:
- the mapk12b gene encoding mitogen-activated protein kinase 12b yields MAVRSRTGFCRQEVNRTVWEVPERYRDLKQVGTGAYGTVCSAWDRRTGTQVAIKKLHRPFQSKLFGKRAYRELRLLKHMKHENVIGLLDVFTAEISLDRFRDFYLVMPYMGTDLGKLMKMERLTEDRVQFLVYQMLKGLKYIHSAGIIHRDLKPGNLAINPDCELKILDFGLARQADAEMTGYVVTRWYRAPEVILNWMHYTQTVDIWSAGCIMAEMLLGKPLFKGNDHLDQLREIMKITGTPTADFVVKLQSQDAKNYIRSLTKVPKKDLHSIFSKASSNAVCVLEKMLLLDPERRVSASEALDLPFFSEFRDTEEEMEALPYDQTMDNTDLPLDQWKRHTFTEILTFRPPRDSKETSL; encoded by the exons ATGGCTGTGCGGTCCAGGACGGGATTCTGTCGGCAGGAGGTGAACAGAACCGTGTGGGAGGTTCCGGAGCGGTACCGGGATCTGAAGCAGGTCGGAACGGGAGCGTACGGGACTGTGTG TTCGGCATGGGATCGCCGGACAGGAACACAGGTGGCCATCAAGAAGCTTCACCGGCCCTTCCAGTCCAAGCTTTTTGGCAAAAGGGCCTACAGAGAGCTGCGACTCCTCAAACACATGAAGCACGAAAAT GTAATTGGACTGTTGGATGTTTTCACCGCTGAGATCTCTCTGGACCGATTTCGTGACTT CTACCTGGTGATGCCGTACATGGGCACCGACCTCGGAAAACTCATGAAAATGGAGAGATTAACTGAAGACCGAGTGCAGTTCCTCGTCTATCAGATGCTCAAAGGACTCAAG TATATCCACTCGGCAGGGATCATCCACAGG GACCTCAAACCTGGAAATTTAGCCATTAATCCAGACTGTGAGTTAAAG ATTCTTGACTTTGGCCTGGCAAGGCAGGCTGATGCAGAAATGACGGGTTATGTGGTGACACGCTGGTACAGAGCTCCTGAAGTTATCCTCAACTGGATGCACTACACGCAAACTG tggacATCTGGTCGGCAGGTTGTATCATGGCAGAGATGCTGCTGGGGAAGCCGCTGTTCAAAGGAAATGATC ACCTGGACCAGCTGAGAGAGATCATGAAGATTACAGGAACCCCAACTGCTGACTTTGTTGTGAAACTGCAGAGTCAAGAC GCCAAAAACTACATCCGAAGTCTaacaaaagtgccaaaaaaagATTTGCACTCCATTTTCTCCAAAGCCAGCTCCAATG CGGTGTGCGTCTTGGagaagatgctgctgctggatcctGAGCGGAGGGTCAGTGCCTCGGAGGCCCTCGACCTGCCGTTCTTCAGCGAGTTCAGAGATAccgaggaggagatggaggcgCTGCCGTACGACCAGACCATGGACAACACAGACCTGCCTCTGGACCAGTGGAAAC